A stretch of Halostagnicola kamekurae DNA encodes these proteins:
- a CDS encoding DUF7333 family protein: MGLDVPKTVGAFVLVLLVGIGGLVVLPEITPMTPMGMDTIMMMVLPSMALFGAIMLAIGVKHGEYRATN, translated from the coding sequence ATGGGACTCGATGTACCGAAGACGGTCGGCGCGTTCGTCCTCGTACTGCTCGTCGGAATCGGCGGACTGGTCGTCCTCCCCGAAATCACGCCGATGACGCCGATGGGGATGGACACGATCATGATGATGGTGCTGCCGTCGATGGCGCTGTTCGGCGCGATCATGCTCGCGATCGGCGTCAAACACGGCGAGTATCGAGCGACGAACTGA
- the wecB gene encoding non-hydrolyzing UDP-N-acetylglucosamine 2-epimerase, whose product MKVCSVVGARPQFVKAAVVSRELRAVGEEVLVHTGQHYDEELSDVFFDELEIPEPDYNLGVESDTHGRQTAAMIAGLEPVLEETDPDVLLLYGDTNSTLAGAVVGSKRDVSVAHVEAGLRSYNRDMPEETNRVLTDHVSDLCFAPSEAAVENLAAEGIDDGVHWTGDVMYDTILEARTRAHDRSTILEDLDLAPDEFVLATVHRASNTDDRSNLESILDGLASSPLPVVFPAHPRTIARLEEYDLRDRAEDDLRLIDSQGYLDFILLLDAAERVVTDSGGVQKEAFFLETPCVTLRRETEWTETVEAGWNELVGPDADQIREAIACERDAHSRSQPYGDGVASRRIVGLLQQAVDEDASPAVEPLPNGLAD is encoded by the coding sequence ATGAAGGTCTGTTCGGTCGTCGGTGCCAGACCGCAGTTCGTCAAGGCCGCGGTCGTCTCGAGAGAGCTGCGAGCGGTCGGCGAGGAAGTCCTCGTCCACACCGGCCAACACTACGACGAGGAGCTCTCGGACGTCTTCTTCGACGAACTCGAGATTCCGGAACCGGACTACAACCTCGGCGTCGAGTCGGACACGCATGGACGCCAGACGGCGGCGATGATCGCCGGCCTCGAGCCGGTGCTCGAGGAGACCGATCCCGATGTCCTCCTGTTGTACGGCGATACGAACTCGACGCTCGCCGGGGCGGTCGTCGGGTCCAAGCGCGACGTTTCCGTCGCGCACGTCGAGGCAGGACTGCGAAGTTACAACCGCGACATGCCCGAGGAGACGAACCGCGTCCTCACGGACCACGTCTCGGATCTGTGTTTCGCGCCGAGCGAGGCGGCCGTCGAGAACCTCGCTGCGGAGGGAATCGACGACGGCGTCCACTGGACCGGCGATGTGATGTACGACACGATTCTCGAGGCGCGCACTCGCGCGCACGACCGGTCGACGATCCTCGAGGACCTCGATCTCGCGCCCGACGAGTTCGTGCTCGCGACGGTCCACCGCGCGAGCAACACGGACGACCGGTCGAACCTCGAGTCGATCCTCGACGGCCTCGCGTCGTCGCCGCTGCCGGTCGTCTTTCCCGCCCACCCGCGGACGATCGCCCGACTCGAGGAGTACGACCTTCGCGACAGGGCCGAAGACGACCTTCGACTGATCGACTCGCAGGGCTATCTCGACTTCATTCTACTTCTCGACGCCGCAGAGCGGGTCGTGACCGATTCGGGCGGCGTCCAGAAGGAGGCGTTCTTCCTCGAGACGCCCTGCGTGACCCTCCGTCGCGAAACGGAGTGGACCGAGACGGTCGAGGCCGGGTGGAACGAACTCGTCGGTCCGGACGCGGACCAAATTCGCGAGGCGATAGCGTGCGAACGAGACGCCCACTCGAGGTCGCAACCGTACGGCGACGGGGTTGCAAGTCGCCGGATCGTGGGACTCCTTCAGCAGGCCGTCGACGAGGATGCGAGTCCGGCCGTCGAACCGTTACCGAACGGGCTCGCGGATTGA
- a CDS encoding Gfo/Idh/MocA family protein gives MDFGVLSTAGIAQKAFLPAVDASDHQTVAIASRSEGRADAVAAEYGIEHVYEGYDRLLEDAPIDAVYIPLPNALHAEWTKAAADAGIDVLCEKPLAVDTVEARDVVDYCEQRDVTLMEGFMYLYHPRTRRALEIADDHFGTIRSVTASFKFSLTGRPDDIRLSPDLDGGSLMDVGCYPVSVARQFLGEPARVYAHADDSRDSGVDTELAAILEYASGASARIASGFDTQKVQYYRVEAENGWLEVRDAFDVPGGEPLELEYEVDGRHALETFEPVDQYRLEVEHFADCVENGATPRTDGSEAIANMAVLDAISQSAASGAAVDIGAAVDVEY, from the coding sequence ATGGATTTCGGTGTACTCAGCACGGCGGGAATCGCCCAGAAAGCGTTCCTCCCGGCCGTCGATGCGAGCGACCACCAGACGGTCGCGATCGCGTCCCGAAGTGAAGGTCGAGCCGACGCCGTCGCGGCGGAGTACGGCATCGAGCACGTCTACGAGGGGTACGATCGCCTGCTCGAGGACGCGCCGATCGACGCCGTGTACATTCCGCTGCCGAACGCCCTGCACGCCGAGTGGACGAAGGCCGCGGCGGACGCGGGTATCGACGTACTCTGCGAGAAGCCCCTGGCGGTCGACACGGTCGAAGCGCGGGACGTCGTCGACTACTGCGAGCAACGCGACGTGACGCTGATGGAGGGGTTCATGTACCTCTACCATCCCCGGACCCGCCGCGCGCTCGAGATCGCGGACGACCACTTCGGGACGATTCGCTCGGTCACGGCGTCGTTCAAGTTCTCGTTGACCGGCCGGCCGGACGACATCCGCCTCTCTCCCGACTTAGACGGCGGCAGCCTCATGGACGTCGGCTGCTACCCGGTTTCGGTGGCTCGCCAGTTCCTCGGCGAACCCGCCCGCGTCTACGCCCACGCCGACGACTCGCGCGATTCCGGCGTCGACACCGAACTGGCCGCCATTCTCGAGTACGCCAGCGGCGCGTCGGCCCGCATCGCCTCCGGGTTCGACACCCAGAAAGTGCAGTACTACCGCGTCGAGGCCGAAAACGGCTGGCTCGAGGTCAGAGACGCCTTCGACGTTCCGGGCGGGGAACCGCTGGAACTCGAGTACGAGGTCGACGGCCGTCACGCCCTCGAGACGTTCGAGCCGGTCGATCAGTACCGCCTCGAGGTCGAACACTTCGCGGACTGCGTCGAGAACGGCGCGACGCCGCGAACGGATGGGTCGGAAGCGATCGCGAACATGGCCGTGCTGGACGCGATCTCCCAGAGCGCTGCGAGCGGCGCTGCGGTCGATATCGGAGCGGCGGTCGACGTCGAATACTGA
- a CDS encoding MBL fold metallo-hydrolase has translation MRVTFLGTGSAMPTGERFQTGIVVQEAEHTLLIDCGSGVLHRLQQSGIGYESIASVLLTHHHLDHVADLLPLMKARWLAGEETFEVVGPQGTKAMVDGLLEVHEYMQGKLEVQVREVVPGEFDVAGFDVSAYETRHSMPCLAYRFDDRFAYSGDSEAFTGLANFADECAILVHDCSFPDDVDVSNHPTPEKLGAALEGSDIGRVYLTHLYPHTDGRHEEMLESISSRYDGDVRFAEDLQTVSIK, from the coding sequence ATGCGAGTCACCTTTCTCGGAACCGGCAGCGCGATGCCCACCGGCGAGCGGTTCCAGACGGGAATCGTCGTTCAGGAAGCCGAACACACCCTCCTGATCGACTGCGGATCGGGCGTCCTCCACCGGCTCCAGCAATCGGGGATCGGCTACGAGTCGATCGCGAGCGTCCTGCTGACTCACCACCACCTCGACCACGTCGCCGACTTGCTCCCGCTGATGAAAGCCCGCTGGCTCGCGGGCGAGGAAACCTTCGAGGTCGTCGGCCCGCAGGGAACCAAAGCGATGGTCGACGGGCTTCTCGAGGTCCACGAGTACATGCAGGGCAAACTCGAGGTGCAGGTCAGGGAGGTCGTCCCCGGCGAGTTCGACGTGGCGGGATTCGACGTGTCGGCGTACGAGACCCGCCACTCGATGCCCTGTCTCGCCTACCGGTTCGACGATCGGTTCGCTTACAGCGGCGACAGCGAGGCGTTCACCGGACTGGCGAACTTCGCCGACGAGTGTGCGATTTTGGTCCACGACTGCTCGTTCCCCGACGACGTCGATGTCTCGAACCACCCGACCCCCGAGAAACTCGGCGCGGCGCTCGAGGGATCGGACATCGGCCGCGTCTATCTGACTCACCTCTACCCGCACACCGACGGTCGTCACGAGGAGATGCTCGAGTCCATCTCGAGTCGCTACGACGGCGACGTTCGGTTCGCCGAGGACTTACAGACCGTGTCGATCAAGTGA
- a CDS encoding phosphoadenosine phosphosulfate reductase family protein encodes MTENFPDYVDVDYDDGEGQTPEEYPHIHDKIEKAIEVTREGLEQYENPAVMWTGGKDSTLVLYFVKEVADRFDLEVPPAIFIDHYQHFDEIHDFVDHWADEWDLEVVYARNEDIGSYVEENDLEPGDEIDISELSEHNRHHVDNILEYEEDTFPFLLDTYAGNHLLKTVALNDALEEYDIDGILSGVRWDEQEARADETFFSPRHDPDIYPPHDRIQPILQFDEAAVWEAFWNFAVPDTVPEFPDDGYVPQSDDDLPNDLTQEDIPVSPKYFAGFRSLGSEVSTEKADTEPAWLQNLEETTERAGRAQDKEDLMERLRDLGYM; translated from the coding sequence ATGACCGAGAACTTCCCCGACTACGTCGACGTCGACTACGACGACGGCGAGGGTCAGACGCCCGAGGAGTATCCACACATACACGACAAAATCGAGAAGGCGATCGAGGTGACTCGAGAGGGCCTCGAGCAGTACGAGAACCCCGCGGTCATGTGGACCGGCGGCAAGGACTCGACGCTCGTGCTCTACTTCGTCAAGGAGGTCGCGGATCGGTTCGATCTCGAGGTTCCGCCGGCGATCTTCATCGATCACTACCAGCACTTCGACGAGATCCACGACTTCGTCGACCACTGGGCCGACGAGTGGGATCTGGAGGTCGTCTACGCGCGCAACGAGGACATCGGCAGCTACGTCGAGGAAAACGACCTCGAGCCGGGCGACGAGATCGATATCTCCGAGCTTTCGGAGCACAACCGCCACCACGTCGACAACATCCTCGAGTACGAGGAGGACACCTTCCCGTTCCTGCTCGATACCTACGCGGGCAACCACCTCCTCAAGACGGTCGCGCTCAACGACGCGCTCGAGGAGTACGACATCGACGGCATCCTCTCGGGCGTCCGCTGGGACGAACAGGAGGCACGCGCCGACGAGACGTTCTTCTCACCGCGACACGATCCGGACATCTACCCGCCTCACGACCGCATCCAGCCCATCCTCCAGTTCGACGAGGCCGCCGTCTGGGAGGCGTTCTGGAACTTCGCGGTGCCGGACACCGTCCCCGAGTTCCCCGACGACGGCTACGTCCCACAGAGCGACGACGACCTGCCGAACGACCTCACGCAGGAGGACATTCCGGTCTCGCCGAAGTACTTCGCCGGCTTCCGCTCGCTCGGCAGCGAAGTATCGACCGAGAAGGCAGACACCGAACCCGCGTGGCTGCAGAACCTAGAGGAGACGACCGAACGCGCGGGCCGCGCCCAGGACAAAGAGGACCTGATGGAGCGCCTGCGCGATCTGGGCTACATGTAG
- a CDS encoding geranylgeranyl reductase family protein: protein MTTESHDVVVVGGGTAGCFASATAAREGLDVVLLERKTEDEGGKIACGDGLKGKSSLPDVIDRDRLKSESFTNRNINRAIFQNPRTGEEVDIPFNETGAVIDRWKYGQILLDEADRAGVDLHYNTVVSDVIQPEDRVEGVRAVRDGDPVEYEAEVVIDGAGALSLLQDKADFSASTFDTRVDYSQFCSAYREVLEVPEPVEWDDALVFKPTEELGYLWYFPRSSTEINAGLGFQMNKPSMKLVDVLKDDLEAHPEFQGATVKNKLGAALPTRRPYDSAVHPGYVAVGDSAGHVNPCTGGGIPGAAKAGHWAAKVATEAISDGDVSEAGLWEYNRRVQTDFGKRFAAMDLYNIFGGAHDIDDLIGVITALPGQQLVDALGKKGTAEMTLGLKLKTLLKTVGHWDVLYKLYKLQQEANSLKEIYDSYPSSPKYFDAWRRDRDGVMDSVYDLTGAEPKY from the coding sequence ATGACTACCGAATCCCACGACGTAGTGGTCGTCGGCGGCGGGACGGCCGGCTGTTTCGCCTCGGCGACCGCCGCTCGAGAGGGCCTCGACGTCGTGCTTCTCGAGCGGAAAACCGAGGACGAAGGCGGGAAGATCGCGTGTGGAGACGGGTTGAAAGGCAAGAGTTCGCTGCCGGACGTGATCGACAGGGACCGGCTCAAATCGGAGTCGTTCACCAATCGAAATATCAACCGGGCGATCTTCCAGAACCCCCGGACGGGCGAGGAAGTCGACATCCCCTTCAACGAAACCGGGGCCGTCATCGACCGCTGGAAGTACGGCCAGATCCTCCTCGACGAAGCGGACAGAGCCGGGGTCGACCTCCACTACAATACGGTCGTATCGGACGTTATCCAGCCGGAAGACCGCGTCGAAGGCGTCAGAGCAGTCCGCGACGGCGACCCGGTCGAGTACGAGGCCGAGGTCGTCATCGACGGTGCCGGCGCGCTCTCGCTGCTGCAAGACAAGGCCGATTTCTCCGCGTCTACCTTCGACACTCGCGTCGACTACTCGCAGTTTTGCTCAGCCTACCGCGAGGTCCTCGAGGTCCCCGAACCGGTCGAGTGGGACGACGCGCTCGTATTCAAGCCGACCGAGGAACTCGGGTACCTCTGGTACTTCCCGCGTTCCTCGACCGAGATCAACGCCGGCCTCGGTTTCCAGATGAACAAGCCGTCGATGAAGCTCGTCGACGTCCTCAAAGACGACCTCGAGGCCCATCCCGAGTTTCAGGGCGCGACGGTCAAGAACAAACTCGGCGCCGCGCTCCCGACGCGACGGCCCTACGATTCGGCGGTGCATCCGGGCTACGTCGCCGTCGGCGACTCGGCGGGCCACGTCAACCCCTGTACCGGCGGCGGGATTCCGGGCGCCGCGAAGGCCGGCCACTGGGCGGCCAAGGTCGCGACCGAGGCCATCAGCGATGGCGACGTGAGCGAGGCGGGCCTCTGGGAGTACAACCGCCGCGTCCAGACCGATTTCGGCAAGCGCTTCGCCGCGATGGACCTGTACAACATCTTCGGCGGGGCACACGACATCGACGATCTGATCGGCGTCATCACCGCCCTGCCGGGCCAGCAACTCGTCGACGCACTGGGCAAGAAAGGCACCGCCGAGATGACTCTCGGGCTGAAGCTCAAAACCCTCCTCAAGACGGTCGGCCACTGGGACGTCCTCTACAAGCTCTACAAACTCCAGCAGGAGGCGAACTCGCTCAAGGAGATCTACGATAGCTACCCCTCGAGTCCGAAATACTTCGACGCCTGGCGGCGGGACCGAGACGGCGTGATGGACTCCGTCTACGATCTCACCGGCGCAGAACCCAAGTACTGA
- a CDS encoding aldo/keto reductase produces MADEIAPGTCPTTSGMPMLGLGTWQNTDPEQCAESVRTALETGYRHIDTAQMYENESAVGDGIARADVDREDIFLATKLRPENLGREDVLETTRESLERLGVDSVDLLYIHWPTEAYDPEETLGALSELYDDGLIDNVGVSNFEPEQLEVAVDVCDAPIFANQVELHPLLPQEHIRETCENLDVEVVAYSPLARGGVFDQPVLGEIAAKHDTNEVQVSLAWLRERGVTAIPKATGEAHIQDNWESLTLELDREDLEAIDAIEETHREVDPAFGPWN; encoded by the coding sequence ATGGCAGACGAAATCGCACCCGGTACGTGTCCGACGACGAGTGGCATGCCGATGCTCGGGCTCGGAACGTGGCAAAACACCGATCCGGAGCAGTGCGCCGAAAGCGTTCGCACCGCCCTCGAGACGGGGTATCGGCACATCGATACCGCCCAGATGTACGAGAACGAGTCGGCCGTCGGCGACGGCATCGCTCGAGCCGACGTCGACCGGGAGGATATCTTCCTCGCGACCAAACTCCGCCCGGAAAATCTCGGCCGCGAAGACGTCCTCGAGACGACTCGCGAGAGCCTCGAGCGCCTCGGCGTCGACTCGGTCGACCTGCTGTACATCCACTGGCCGACCGAGGCCTACGACCCCGAGGAGACCCTCGGTGCCCTCTCGGAACTGTACGACGACGGGCTGATCGACAACGTCGGCGTGAGCAACTTCGAACCCGAACAGCTCGAGGTCGCCGTCGACGTCTGCGACGCGCCGATCTTCGCCAACCAGGTCGAGTTGCATCCGCTGCTTCCCCAGGAGCACATCCGCGAGACCTGCGAGAACCTCGACGTCGAAGTCGTCGCCTACTCCCCGCTGGCCCGCGGCGGCGTCTTCGACCAGCCGGTCCTGGGAGAAATCGCGGCCAAACACGACACGAACGAAGTGCAGGTCAGCCTCGCGTGGCTCCGCGAACGCGGCGTCACCGCGATTCCGAAAGCGACCGGCGAAGCCCACATCCAGGACAACTGGGAGTCGCTGACGCTCGAGCTCGACCGGGAGGACCTCGAGGCGATCGACGCGATCGAGGAGACCCACCGGGAGGTCGACCCGGCGTTCGGCCCCTGGAACTGA
- a CDS encoding RsmB/NOP family class I SAM-dependent RNA methyltransferase gives MEPLERYRPIIDDFEAFLEACRRPLGTAVRVNTIKASVERAIAVLEETGTAYERVDWNPRVLRLETDSPGSTWTSFHGFTYGQEEVSAVPAGVLDPQPGERVWDACGAPGGKTTQIAALMDDRGTVVANDNNLGRLSALRFNAERLGATNLAVTNQDARNFSMKPFEFDRFDRALVDAPCSCEGTIRKNPDALEDWSEDHLHSVAGIQKGILRRAIQTTREGGTVVYSTCTFAPEENEAVVQHALENEPCEVVDFDLGLEHSPGVTAWDGEDFDSSLEQTARIYPHQNDTGGFFVAKLEVTA, from the coding sequence ATGGAGCCACTCGAGCGGTACCGACCCATTATCGACGATTTCGAGGCGTTTCTCGAGGCCTGCCGGCGGCCGCTCGGGACCGCCGTCCGGGTGAACACGATCAAGGCGTCGGTCGAACGAGCGATCGCGGTGCTCGAGGAGACGGGCACCGCGTACGAACGGGTCGATTGGAACCCGCGCGTGTTGCGCCTCGAGACCGATTCGCCGGGGTCGACGTGGACCTCGTTTCACGGATTCACCTACGGGCAGGAGGAGGTCTCGGCGGTGCCGGCGGGCGTCCTCGACCCCCAACCGGGCGAGCGGGTCTGGGACGCCTGCGGCGCACCGGGCGGGAAGACCACCCAGATCGCGGCGCTGATGGACGACCGCGGAACCGTCGTCGCGAACGACAACAACCTCGGTCGCCTGTCGGCGCTGCGGTTCAACGCCGAGCGACTCGGCGCGACAAACCTGGCGGTAACGAACCAAGATGCCAGAAACTTCTCGATGAAGCCCTTCGAGTTCGACCGCTTCGATCGGGCGCTGGTCGACGCCCCGTGTTCCTGCGAGGGGACGATCCGGAAGAACCCCGACGCGCTCGAGGACTGGTCCGAGGACCACCTCCACTCGGTCGCCGGCATCCAGAAGGGGATCCTCCGGCGGGCGATCCAGACGACCCGCGAGGGCGGCACCGTCGTCTACTCGACGTGTACGTTCGCACCCGAGGAGAACGAGGCCGTCGTCCAGCACGCCCTCGAGAACGAGCCCTGCGAGGTCGTCGACTTCGATCTCGGTCTGGAGCACTCGCCGGGCGTTACGGCCTGGGACGGCGAGGACTTCGACTCGTCGCTCGAGCAGACTGCCCGCATCTACCCCCACCAGAACGACACCGGCGGATTCTTCGTCGCGAAACTCGAGGTGACCGCCTGA
- a CDS encoding proteasome assembly chaperone family protein, with protein sequence MPRIRIQGPEADLENATLVEGFPGIGLVGKIATDHLIEELDMRYYASVHCDGLPRVGIYREGDRTVRPPVRLYVSEDEGLLALQSDTPISADAAETVASCLTGWLVDEGVRPIYLSGRPADEDGAHALAGVATGDGGDALDAIDVELPSEDGIISGPTGALLNRAAQSDLDAIGLVVECSPNFPDPEAASELIERAIAPLADLSIDVERLRERDEEIQQHREEFAQRMQEMGQDESTQARPLRMYQ encoded by the coding sequence ATGCCACGCATCCGCATCCAGGGGCCGGAGGCCGACCTCGAGAACGCGACGCTCGTCGAGGGGTTCCCGGGCATCGGGCTGGTCGGCAAGATCGCCACTGACCACCTCATCGAGGAGCTGGACATGCGCTACTACGCCAGCGTCCACTGCGACGGGCTCCCGCGGGTCGGGATCTACCGCGAAGGCGATCGCACCGTTCGCCCGCCGGTTCGCCTCTACGTCAGCGAAGACGAGGGGCTCCTCGCGCTCCAGAGCGATACGCCGATCAGCGCCGATGCCGCCGAGACCGTCGCGTCCTGTCTCACCGGCTGGCTCGTCGACGAGGGCGTGCGCCCGATCTACCTGAGTGGGCGGCCGGCCGACGAGGACGGGGCACACGCCCTCGCGGGCGTCGCGACGGGGGACGGAGGAGACGCCCTGGACGCGATCGACGTCGAACTACCGTCCGAAGACGGCATTATCAGCGGCCCCACCGGTGCGTTGCTCAATCGAGCCGCACAGTCAGATCTCGACGCCATCGGGCTGGTCGTCGAGTGCAGCCCGAACTTCCCGGACCCGGAAGCCGCGAGCGAACTCATCGAACGGGCGATTGCGCCGCTGGCCGACCTCTCGATCGACGTCGAGCGACTGCGAGAGCGAGACGAGGAGATTCAGCAACACCGCGAGGAGTTCGCCCAACGGATGCAAGAGATGGGACAGGACGAGAGCACCCAGGCGCGGCCGCTACGGATGTATCAGTAG
- a CDS encoding PfkB family carbohydrate kinase: protein MSNVVTVGSVNVDRTTFRSRAEIRTLESSYEWFPAPGETVRTEHVLTAIADEEFRDGIGGKGSNQAVAAACGGAESTFLGTVGEDERTYDVLSTLADRGVTVDSVAVAERETGKAYIFVDGDGESWIAILGGANEAVDARYVDRHYDRIRNADVCLLQNEIPVSTMRSLLERLSEEAAGPTVVLNPVPTDGVDPLLAEPTVDVVVVNETEYDALEGHLEAFAGTVVRTRGADDVIVSGESEYRVTPPSVDPVDTTGAGDVFCGYLGAQLAAGRSIDAAADLATAAASISTETEGAQGSIPTLEEVMALEPTAPRQ, encoded by the coding sequence ATGTCGAACGTCGTTACGGTTGGCAGCGTCAACGTCGACAGGACAACGTTCCGCTCCCGGGCCGAGATCCGGACGCTCGAGTCGTCCTACGAGTGGTTCCCGGCACCGGGCGAGACCGTCCGAACGGAACACGTTCTGACGGCGATCGCCGACGAGGAGTTTCGAGACGGAATCGGCGGCAAAGGGTCGAACCAGGCGGTCGCGGCAGCCTGCGGCGGGGCCGAGTCCACGTTTCTCGGCACCGTCGGCGAAGACGAGCGAACCTACGACGTTCTATCGACGCTCGCGGATCGCGGCGTAACGGTCGACTCGGTCGCGGTGGCCGAGCGCGAGACCGGCAAGGCCTACATCTTCGTCGACGGCGACGGCGAGTCCTGGATCGCGATCCTCGGCGGCGCGAACGAGGCGGTCGACGCTCGCTACGTCGACCGCCACTACGACCGGATTCGGAACGCGGACGTGTGTCTCCTGCAGAACGAGATTCCCGTTTCGACGATGCGATCGTTGCTCGAGAGACTAAGCGAGGAGGCGGCGGGACCGACAGTCGTCCTCAATCCCGTACCAACTGACGGCGTTGACCCGCTCCTCGCGGAACCCACCGTCGACGTCGTCGTCGTCAACGAGACCGAGTACGACGCGCTCGAGGGCCACCTCGAGGCGTTCGCCGGAACCGTCGTCCGTACGCGCGGGGCCGACGACGTGATCGTTTCGGGCGAGAGCGAGTATCGAGTTACGCCGCCGTCGGTCGACCCGGTGGACACAACCGGTGCCGGCGACGTCTTCTGTGGCTACCTCGGCGCGCAATTGGCGGCCGGCCGATCGATCGACGCGGCGGCCGACCTCGCGACGGCAGCGGCCTCGATTTCGACCGAAACGGAAGGCGCACAGGGGTCGATCCCGACGCTCGAGGAAGTGATGGCTCTCGAACCGACGGCCCCGCGCCAGTAA
- a CDS encoding DUF7122 family protein: MAGDDEPTAEADGESAVEADGEPTIESDDETVVEPDGEALEENVGQRFDRLPSTAAERRVEGRATREEVVDYFADRFGIPAETFEEYTFWEKGAGKIWIYAGEAPSPIEIEAIGMTCLRTRQEHWKPTTDFVQRFGRRATDCVIELSREEARAFIDGQDQDLEWDGDWGYLIAAHEIGVGTEGRPERDGDAVEGATLEPLGVGLYVHGELQSVVPKGRQRSVSDRR, encoded by the coding sequence ATGGCGGGAGACGACGAGCCGACGGCCGAAGCCGACGGCGAATCGGCGGTCGAAGCCGACGGCGAGCCGACGATCGAATCTGACGATGAGACGGTAGTCGAACCCGACGGCGAAGCGCTCGAGGAAAACGTCGGCCAGCGGTTCGACCGACTGCCGTCAACCGCGGCCGAGCGTCGAGTCGAGGGCCGAGCGACCCGCGAGGAGGTCGTCGACTACTTCGCGGATCGATTCGGCATCCCCGCCGAAACCTTCGAGGAGTACACTTTCTGGGAGAAGGGCGCGGGCAAGATCTGGATCTACGCGGGCGAGGCCCCCTCGCCGATCGAAATCGAAGCGATCGGGATGACTTGTCTACGGACCCGCCAGGAACACTGGAAGCCGACGACCGACTTCGTCCAGCGCTTCGGCCGCCGCGCGACCGACTGCGTCATCGAACTCTCCCGCGAGGAGGCTCGAGCGTTCATCGACGGTCAGGATCAGGACCTCGAGTGGGACGGCGACTGGGGGTATCTGATTGCGGCCCACGAAATCGGGGTCGGGACGGAGGGCCGACCAGAGCGAGACGGCGACGCCGTCGAGGGGGCGACACTCGAGCCGCTGGGCGTCGGGCTCTACGTCCACGGCGAACTGCAGTCGGTGGTTCCGAAAGGCCGCCAACGGTCGGTTTCCGACCGTCGGTGA